In the Mastomys coucha isolate ucsf_1 unplaced genomic scaffold, UCSF_Mcou_1 pScaffold18, whole genome shotgun sequence genome, one interval contains:
- the Guca2b gene encoding guanylate cyclase activator 2B, translating into MSGSQLWAAVVLLLLLQSAQGVYIKYHGFQVQLESVKKLNELEEKQMSNPQLWKSGLLPAVCHNPALPLDLQPVCASQEAASTFKALRTIATTDECELCINVACTGC; encoded by the exons ATGTCAGGAAGCCAACTGTGGGCTGCTGTtgtcctgctgctgctcctgcagagtgCACAGGGTGTCTACATCAAG tACCATGGCTTCCAAGTCCAGCTAGAATCAGTGAAGAAGCTGAATGAGTTGGAGGAGAAGCAGATGTCCAACCCCCAGCTGTGGAAAAGTGGCCTCCTCCCTGCTGTGTGCCACAACCCAGCCTTGCCCCTGGACCTCCAGCCTGTTTGTGCCTCCCAGGAAGCTGCCAGCACCTTCAAGGCTTTGA GGACCATCGCTACCACCGACGAATGCGAGCTATGTATAAATGTTGCCTGTACGGGCTGCTGA